In a genomic window of Weissella tructae:
- the lysS gene encoding lysine--tRNA ligase, protein MANQPESLNDQMIARREKAEEMRQAGIDPFGQRFERTHTADELHTLYDDADAETLEEAQNRVKISGRMMTKRRSGKISFADIKDRSGRIQVFVQKPVVGEEAYEWFKKSDLGDIIGFEGTVMKTRAGELSINVEVITHLSKALRPLPDKYHGLTDVETKYRQRYLDLIANDDSYDRFIKRSQIIAAIRAYMNQDGFIEVETPMLQNEAGGAAARPFTTHHNALDIDMYLRIALELHLKRLVVGGMERVYEIGRVFRNEGMDPKHNPEFTVMESYAAYWDFDDVMTQTEEIFRAAAKVVSEDGKVIYNEVEIDLGKPFARKHMVDLIKEATGIDFWQPMTLEEAQALADEKHVKYEKYWGIGHIINEFFEEFVEETLIQPTFVYGHPVEVSPLAKKNPEDGRFTDRFELFIMAGEYANAFTELNDPIDQRERFEAQAAERDAGNDEAEGVDDDFIEALEYGLAPTGGLGIGIDRLVMLLTDADSIRDVLLFPTMR, encoded by the coding sequence ATGGCAAACCAACCAGAGTCACTAAACGACCAAATGATTGCTCGTCGTGAGAAAGCAGAAGAAATGCGCCAAGCAGGGATTGATCCCTTTGGACAACGTTTCGAACGCACACACACGGCTGACGAATTACACACACTATACGATGATGCGGATGCTGAAACATTAGAAGAAGCACAAAACCGTGTAAAGATTTCTGGACGTATGATGACTAAGCGTCGTTCAGGAAAGATTAGCTTTGCGGATATCAAGGATCGCTCAGGGCGTATTCAAGTATTCGTTCAAAAGCCAGTTGTTGGTGAAGAAGCCTACGAATGGTTCAAGAAGTCTGACTTGGGAGACATTATTGGGTTTGAAGGAACGGTTATGAAGACCCGTGCTGGAGAATTGTCAATTAACGTTGAAGTGATTACTCACCTATCAAAGGCATTGCGTCCTTTGCCTGACAAGTACCATGGACTAACTGACGTTGAAACAAAGTACCGTCAACGTTACTTGGACTTGATCGCTAACGATGATTCATACGATCGCTTCATTAAGCGTTCACAAATCATCGCGGCTATTCGTGCCTACATGAACCAAGATGGTTTCATCGAAGTAGAAACACCAATGTTGCAAAATGAAGCTGGTGGAGCTGCTGCCCGTCCATTTACAACACACCACAATGCGTTGGATATTGATATGTACCTACGTATTGCTTTGGAACTACATTTGAAGCGTTTGGTTGTTGGTGGTATGGAACGTGTCTACGAAATTGGACGTGTCTTCCGTAACGAAGGGATGGACCCAAAGCACAACCCAGAATTTACTGTTATGGAATCATATGCAGCATACTGGGACTTCGACGATGTGATGACACAAACTGAAGAAATCTTCCGCGCTGCGGCAAAGGTTGTTTCTGAAGATGGTAAGGTTATCTACAATGAAGTTGAAATCGATCTTGGAAAGCCATTTGCACGTAAGCATATGGTTGACTTGATTAAGGAAGCAACTGGTATTGACTTCTGGCAACCAATGACGCTTGAAGAAGCACAAGCATTGGCTGACGAAAAGCATGTTAAGTACGAAAAGTACTGGGGAATTGGACACATCATCAATGAATTCTTTGAAGAGTTCGTTGAAGAAACATTGATTCAACCTACATTCGTATACGGACACCCGGTTGAAGTTTCACCATTGGCCAAGAAGAACCCAGAAGACGGTCGCTTTACTGATCGTTTCGAACTGTTCATTATGGCTGGTGAATACGCCAACGCCTTTACTGAATTGAATGACCCGATTGACCAACGTGAACGTTTCGAAGCGCAAGCTGCAGAACGTGATGCTGGTAACGACGAAGCCGAAGGTGTCGACGATGACTTTATCGAAGCCCTTGAATACGGTTTGGCGCCTACTGGTGGATTGGGAATTGGGATTGACCGTCTAGTTATGCTATTAACAGACGCCGATTCAATTCGTGACGTTTTGTTGTTCCCAACAATGCGTTAA